A part of Arachis hypogaea cultivar Tifrunner chromosome 12, arahy.Tifrunner.gnm2.J5K5, whole genome shotgun sequence genomic DNA contains:
- the LOC112726233 gene encoding DEAD-box ATP-dependent RNA helicase 8: MNNNNNYYNRARYPPPGIGGGGLGRGGGGGGPGFNQNSPFQPRPNYQQHQQQHQQLQQQHQQYVQRQMVQQQQQQQQQQQQQQWLRRAQMGAADSNVVDEVEKTVQSEAIDPSSQDWKARLKVPPPDTRYKTEDVTATKGNEFEDYFLKRELLMGIYEKGFERPSPIQEESIPIALTGSDILARAKNGTGKTAAFCIPALEKIDQDNNVIQVVILVPTRELALQTSQVCKELGKHLKIQVMVTTGGTSLKDDIMRLYQPVHLLVGTPGRILDLAKKGVCVLKDCAMLVMDEADKLLSPEFQPSIQQLIHFLPSHRQILMFSATFPVTVKDFKDRYLQKPYVINLMDELTLKGITQYYAFVEERQKVHCLNTLFSKLQINQSIIFCNSVNRVELLAKKITELGYSCFYIHAKMLQDHRNRVFHDFRNGACRNLVCTDLFTRGIDIQAVNVVINFDFPKNSETYLHRVGRSGRFGHLGLAVNLITYEDRFNLYRIEQELGTEIKQIPPHIDQAIYCR, translated from the exons atgaacaacaacaacaactactacAACAGAGCGAGGTACCCACCACCTGGGATCGGTGGCGGTGGTCTTggacgaggaggaggaggaggaggcccTGGTTTCAATCAAAACTCACCGTTTCAGCCAAGGCCTAATTACCAGCAACACCAGCAACAGCACCAACAACTACAACAGCAGCATCAGCAATATGTTCAGAGGCAGATggtgcagcaacaacaacaacagcagcagcagcaacaacaacagcaatggCTGAGAAGGGCGCAGATGGGTGCTGCTGACTCCAACGTCGTGGATGAGGTTGAGAAGACCGTGCAGTCTGAAGCCATTGACCCGag TTCTCAAGATTGGAAGGCAAGGCTAAAGGTTCCACCACCTGATACGCGTTATAAGACAGAG GATGTGACAGCAACTAAAGGAAATGAATTTGAGGATTATTTTTTGAAGCGAGAGCTGCTCATGGGAATATATGAGAAGGGTTTTGAAAGGCCTTCTCCTATCCAAGAAGAAAGCATTCCAATTGCTCTTACTGGTAGTGACATTCTTGCAAGGGCTAAAAATGGGACAGGCAAAAcagctgcattttgcattcctgCATTGGAAAAAATTGACCAGGATAACAATGTTATTCAAG TTGTTATATTGGTTCCAACAAGGGAGTTAGCTTTGCAAACATCTCAAGTATGCAAAGAACTTGGAAAGCACTTGAAAATTCAAGTGATGGTTACAACTGGTGGTACTAGCCTGAAAGATGATATCATGCGCTTATATCAACCAGTTCATTTACTAGTTGGGACTCCTGGAAGGATATTAGATCTCGCTAAGAAGGGTGTTTGCGTTCTGAAAGATTGCGCAATGCTTGTTATGGATGAG GCCGATAAGCTTTTGTCCCCAGAATTCCAGCCTTCTATACAGCAGCTGATTCATTTTCTTCCTTCACACCGACAAATTCTGATGTTTTCAGCAACATTTCCTGTTACTGTAAAGGATTTCAAAGATAGGTATCTTCAAAAGCCATATGTCATTAACCTTATGGATGAGCTAACTTTGAAGGGTATCACACAGTATTATGCATTTGTCGAAGAGAGACAGAAGGTTCACTGCCTGAATACACTGTTTTCTaag TTGCAAATAAACCAGTCAATCATCTTTTGCAATTCGGTGAATCGTGTTGAACTCCTTGCAAAAAAAATCACCGAGCTTGGATATTCGTGTTTCTATATTCACGCAAAGATGTTGCAAGATCATCGTAATAGAGTGTTTCATGACTTCCGCAATGGCGCATGCCGTAATCTTGTTTGTACTG atCTTTTTACTAGGGGAATAGACATTCAAGCAGTCAATGTtgttattaattttgattttccCAAGAATTCAGAAACTTATCTCCACAGG GTCGGTCGCTCAGGGAGGTTTGGGCATCTTGGTTTAGCAGTTAACTTGATCACTTATGAGGATCGCTTTAATTT ATATAGGATTGAACAAGAACTTGGAACTGAAATAAAGCAAATTCCACCACATATTGACCAGGCAATTTATTGCCGGTGA
- the LOC112726234 gene encoding small ribosomal subunit protein mS33, with protein MAGSSGGGLKLLVGSAIRQGVMEARARIFGHQLNPMGQKSAHKILRQKLFGEKVAQWYPYDIKKDDPLVMARQEQERLSKLEMLKRRGKGPPKKGQGRRAAKRNK; from the exons ATGGCTGGTAGTAGCGGTGGTGGTTTGAAGCTGTTGGTAGGGTCGGCCATCAGGCAAGGAGTCATGGAAGCCCGGGCCCGGATCTTCGGCCACCAGCTGAACCCAATGGGCCAGAAATCGGCCCACAAGATCCTCCGTCAGAAGCTCTTCGGTGAGAAGGTAGCGCAATGGTACCCTTACGACATAAAAAAGGATGACCCTCTCGTCATGGCTCGTCAAGAGCAGGA GCGCTTATCGAAACTTGAAATGTTGAAGCGGCGCGGCAAAGGACCACCCAAGAAGGGCCAAGGCAGGCGTGCTGCCAAACGCAACAAATAA